From the genome of Fusobacterium varium, one region includes:
- the yghQ gene encoding Inner membrane protein yghQ translates to MNRLKNLLQDKLVRNFLNIFSGDAIGSVLSIISISFITKRIGMEKYGFIVLIQGIASLVDGIFNFQSWQGFIKFFPAAKGKDEEVKKLIKFSYILDIATALIAFIILNSAGVLIKKIYNFTPQEMFLLMIFSFYIIFNIQGTPIGILRSFDRFDMLRNQRVITSIYNFVMLGVGFYLKLDLGYFVFVYLSSNVLNGILVNIFAIMVLKKRKLLGFVFEKVSFNKEFFKFTCLTNLNSSLDIPVQYFDNLLIGKMLSLEQLGIYKICKTVATVLDKVGTPIYQTLYPYFCETIARKDVKEVFRKFLKVSALLLGMCTLMVIGLNVVGFYLFSQFFSKLILNYKFEVNLYIVMKSLGTVFIAVHPLFLSLGYIKVETKIIFIANLIYMGILFPLIKNYGLSGVIGAYGVQVVLIVGMKMWYILSRKEKISFEEQNQDMNNDYYN, encoded by the coding sequence ATGAATAGATTAAAAAATTTATTACAGGATAAACTAGTAAGAAATTTTCTCAATATATTCAGTGGAGATGCTATTGGATCAGTACTTTCTATTATTTCTATATCTTTCATTACCAAAAGAATAGGAATGGAAAAATATGGTTTTATAGTTCTGATACAGGGAATAGCTTCATTGGTAGATGGAATATTTAATTTTCAGTCGTGGCAGGGTTTTATAAAATTTTTTCCAGCAGCAAAAGGAAAAGATGAAGAAGTGAAAAAACTTATAAAATTCAGCTATATTTTGGATATAGCCACAGCTTTGATAGCTTTTATTATACTAAATTCAGCTGGTGTGTTGATAAAGAAAATATATAATTTTACTCCACAGGAAATGTTTCTGCTGATGATATTTTCTTTTTATATAATTTTCAATATACAGGGAACTCCTATTGGTATATTGAGAAGCTTTGACAGATTTGATATGTTGAGAAATCAGAGAGTGATTACTTCAATATATAATTTTGTTATGTTGGGAGTTGGGTTTTATCTGAAACTGGATTTAGGATATTTTGTTTTTGTATATCTTTCATCAAATGTGTTAAATGGAATACTGGTAAATATTTTTGCAATAATGGTGTTGAAAAAAAGAAAGCTTCTTGGATTTGTTTTTGAAAAGGTTAGTTTCAATAAAGAATTTTTTAAATTTACATGCCTTACTAATCTAAATTCAAGTTTAGACATACCAGTACAATATTTTGATAATCTTTTAATAGGAAAGATGCTGTCTTTAGAGCAGTTGGGAATATATAAAATTTGTAAAACTGTGGCCACTGTACTTGATAAGGTGGGAACTCCTATTTATCAAACATTGTACCCATATTTTTGTGAAACGATTGCCAGAAAAGATGTTAAGGAAGTATTTAGAAAGTTTTTGAAAGTATCAGCTCTTCTTTTGGGCATGTGTACTTTAATGGTAATAGGGCTGAATGTAGTAGGATTTTATCTTTTTTCTCAATTTTTTAGTAAACTGATATTAAACTATAAATTTGAAGTAAATTTATATATTGTAATGAAATCTTTAGGAACAGTATTCATAGCAGTACATCCTCTTTTCCTTTCATTAGGATATATAAAAGTAGAAACGAAAATAATTTTTATAGCCAATTTGATATATATGGGAATTTTATTTCCACTGATAAAAAATTATGGTTTGAGTGGAGTAATTGGAGCTTATGGAGTGCAGGTAGTATTGATTGTTGGAATGAAAATGTGGTATATTCTTTCTAGAAAAGAAAAAATATCTTTTGAAGAACAGAATCAAGATATGAATAATGATTATTATAATTAA
- a CDS encoding lipid-A-disaccharide synthase: MEKFLRWDFFVIIGMIGQVLFSMRFIVQWIASEKAGKSVIPFSFWIFSLGGSALLLSYAIYRKDPVFILGQAPNLLIYSRNIYLIKKKGS; encoded by the coding sequence ATGGAAAAATTTTTGAGATGGGACTTTTTTGTAATAATAGGAATGATAGGACAGGTTCTATTTTCAATGAGGTTCATTGTTCAGTGGATAGCAAGTGAGAAGGCAGGAAAAAGTGTTATTCCATTTTCATTCTGGATATTCAGCTTGGGAGGGAGTGCTCTTCTTTTAAGTTATGCTATATATAGAAAAGATCCGGTTTTTATTCTTGGGCAGGCACCTAATCTGCTTATTTATTCTAGGAACATATATTTGATAAAGAAGAAAGGGAGTTAG
- the hyaD_1 gene encoding Hyaluronan synthase produces the protein MELSIIVPIYNVEDYLEECLKSLYNIKNIKLEIILVNDGSKDNSFKIMEKFKEIYPEKTVLINKENGGLSSARNAGMKAAVGEYISFIDSDDFIDVDEFEKFFKEGQKDKLDVMVGNMRYYTPEKTGDSLFRSDVVKNSGIVNGIDFFWNLFQKPKCFREEVVDDIYKREFLVKNNIWFNENIVHEDSEFTPLVYLKAEKVKYIDRAFYFYRQRTGSIMNKVSEKSIVSLESICEKFFIECKNLDSIKGKEVLSSLILSFYSVVVYKRYNGAGDWKRVHKRYKELYRELKNNKGFELEEFLLSFSVFIPNMLRKFLGKQITNVQKIPKF, from the coding sequence ATGGAGCTTAGTATAATTGTTCCAATATATAATGTAGAAGATTATTTAGAAGAATGTCTTAAAAGCTTATATAATATAAAGAATATAAAGTTGGAAATAATACTGGTAAATGATGGTTCAAAGGATAACAGTTTTAAAATTATGGAGAAATTTAAAGAAATATATCCTGAAAAAACTGTTTTGATAAATAAAGAAAATGGGGGACTTTCATCTGCAAGGAATGCAGGAATGAAAGCTGCTGTTGGAGAATATATATCTTTTATAGACAGTGATGATTTTATAGATGTTGATGAATTTGAAAAGTTTTTTAAAGAAGGACAAAAAGATAAATTAGATGTTATGGTAGGAAATATGAGATACTATACTCCTGAAAAAACAGGAGATTCTCTATTCAGATCAGATGTAGTAAAAAATAGTGGGATAGTAAATGGAATTGATTTTTTCTGGAATCTTTTTCAAAAACCTAAATGCTTTAGAGAAGAAGTTGTAGATGATATATATAAAAGAGAATTTTTAGTAAAAAATAATATCTGGTTTAATGAAAACATAGTACATGAAGATAGTGAATTTACTCCTTTGGTATATTTAAAAGCTGAGAAAGTAAAATATATAGATAGAGCTTTTTATTTTTACAGACAGAGAACTGGAAGCATAATGAATAAAGTTTCAGAAAAAAGCATAGTTTCTTTAGAAAGTATATGTGAAAAATTTTTTATTGAATGTAAGAATTTGGACTCTATAAAAGGAAAAGAAGTGTTATCATCTCTTATACTTAGTTTTTATTCAGTGGTTGTATATAAGAGATACAATGGAGCAGGGGATTGGAAAAGAGTGCATAAAAGATATAAAGAACTATATAGGGAATTAAAAAATAATAAAGGGTTTGAACTTGAGGAATTTCTCCTGTCTTTTTCAGTGTTTATACCTAATATGCTCAGAAAATTTTTAGGAAAGCAAATAACAAATGTTCAGAAGATACCAAAATTTTAA
- the arlS gene encoding Signal transduction histidine-protein kinase ArlS, with translation MKKLSDELQKSYYILVFIFSFSYLGLLYIFASYMIKVSSADITTTNIFIDYELNEFTEKLEKNIPIDKLFKGALEECPKIDNVFVVFDYNGKIYSNSDIYPKELDLKEHDGIQNIGFYDYQALHRTIYVKGIEPIDLKIIKDLKGDKIIFFRSIGIAGVWIIFTLIIGIYISKKFYNMFIPPLRNIQEITNKINLDSLDADVKTENNFVEFISIIHSYKNMLSRLKKQTDAQIDFVNSASHELKTPIFIIGGYVNLIKRWGASNKSILMEALDSIEDETKNMSTLVTKLLFLAKDNKDSLDFKKISISNLLEDIIKHLKLVYPQQEINFIPNNIIIYSDPYLVKQLFLNLIENAVKYGLNNPINISITQSKNITVVIEDHGMGISKEDLEHIFDRFFRVDKARSRNMGSHGLGLSIVKNIIEVLKGDLEIKSELNKGTTVHVTLPFSLK, from the coding sequence ATGAAAAAGTTATCAGATGAACTCCAAAAAAGTTATTATATTCTTGTATTTATATTTTCATTTTCATATCTTGGGCTTCTATACATATTTGCCTCATATATGATAAAAGTTTCCAGTGCAGATATAACAACGACAAATATATTTATAGATTATGAATTAAATGAATTTACTGAAAAACTAGAAAAAAATATTCCTATAGACAAGTTATTTAAAGGAGCTTTGGAAGAATGCCCTAAAATAGATAATGTTTTTGTAGTATTTGATTATAATGGAAAAATATATTCCAACAGCGACATTTATCCAAAGGAATTAGATTTAAAGGAGCATGATGGAATACAAAATATAGGCTTCTATGATTATCAGGCTCTTCACAGAACAATCTATGTAAAAGGAATAGAGCCCATTGATTTAAAAATAATAAAGGATCTCAAAGGAGATAAAATTATATTCTTTAGATCTATTGGAATAGCTGGTGTATGGATTATTTTTACTTTGATTATTGGCATCTATATTTCAAAAAAATTCTATAATATGTTTATACCCCCACTAAGAAATATTCAGGAGATAACAAATAAAATCAATCTTGATTCCTTAGATGCTGATGTAAAAACAGAAAATAATTTTGTTGAATTTATTTCTATTATACATTCATATAAAAATATGCTCAGTAGATTAAAAAAACAAACTGATGCTCAAATAGACTTTGTGAACAGTGCTTCTCACGAATTAAAAACTCCTATATTCATAATAGGAGGATATGTTAATCTCATAAAAAGATGGGGGGCTTCTAATAAAAGTATATTAATGGAGGCTTTAGATTCTATTGAAGATGAAACTAAAAATATGAGTACATTAGTTACTAAGCTTTTATTTTTAGCTAAAGATAACAAAGATAGCCTTGATTTTAAAAAGATATCTATATCTAACCTTCTTGAAGATATAATAAAACACCTCAAATTAGTATATCCACAACAGGAAATAAATTTTATTCCAAATAATATAATAATATATTCCGACCCTTATCTTGTAAAACAACTTTTTCTTAATTTAATAGAAAATGCTGTAAAATATGGATTGAACAATCCTATTAATATATCTATAACTCAAAGTAAAAATATTACAGTAGTTATTGAAGATCATGGTATGGGAATAAGTAAAGAAGATTTAGAACATATTTTTGATAGATTCTTTAGAGTTGATAAGGCAAGAAGTAGAAATATGGGAAGTCATGGATTAGGATTATCAATTGTTAAAAATATAATAGAAGTTTTAAAAGGTGACCTTGAAATAAAAAGTGAGTTAAACAAAGGAACTACTGTTCATGTCACTCTGCCTTTTTCACTAAAATAA
- the arnC gene encoding Undecaprenyl-phosphate 4-deoxy-4-formamido-L-arabinose transferase: MERISVIAPVYNEKENIKRFIEKVEGALKKRFDSYEIILIDDGSTDGSREILDKEAERNGHVKVYHFTKNNGQTAALAAGFKVCTGELVVTMDSDLQTNPEDIYVLLAYINDYDMVNGRRATREDGIKKKISSMVGNGIRNLITGDDIQDTGCPLKLFKKEVVDTFYLYEGMHRFLPTLSKINGFKVIEVPVRHYDREYGKSKYGIFNRLFKGLKDAFAVRWMKKRKLSYVIERGE, from the coding sequence ATGGAAAGAATTTCAGTTATTGCCCCTGTCTACAACGAGAAAGAAAATATAAAAAGATTTATAGAAAAAGTGGAAGGAGCATTGAAAAAAAGATTTGATTCTTATGAAATCATTTTAATAGATGATGGAAGTACAGATGGGAGCAGAGAGATATTAGATAAGGAAGCTGAAAGAAATGGACATGTAAAAGTATATCATTTTACAAAAAATAATGGACAGACTGCAGCTTTGGCAGCAGGCTTTAAAGTATGTACAGGAGAGCTTGTAGTAACAATGGATTCAGATCTTCAGACTAATCCAGAAGATATATATGTACTTCTTGCATATATCAATGATTATGACATGGTAAATGGAAGAAGAGCTACAAGAGAAGATGGTATTAAGAAAAAAATATCATCTATGGTGGGAAATGGAATAAGAAATTTAATTACAGGAGATGATATACAAGATACAGGGTGTCCTCTTAAATTATTTAAAAAGGAGGTAGTAGATACTTTTTATCTTTATGAAGGAATGCATAGATTCTTGCCAACACTCTCTAAAATAAATGGATTTAAAGTAATAGAGGTACCAGTAAGACATTATGACAGAGAATATGGAAAATCTAAATATGGAATTTTTAATAGATTGTTTAAGGGATTGAAAGACGCTTTTGCAGTTAGATGGATGAAAAAAAGAAAACTTTCATATGTAATAGAAAGAGGGGAATAG
- a CDS encoding Mannosyltransferase OCH1 and related enzymes — MIPKKLHYIWLGNNSRPNLMDICINSWREKLPDYEIIEWNESNLDFENEINSNTFLKECLDRKLWAFLSDYFRMKVLYENGGIYLDTDMQIIKSLDEFLKDEFFIGLESEDVISAGIIGAVPHNEVVKDIMDFYKEDIWNEPIYTIPAIITRVLKKKYSFELKNEIINIKDGAVKIYPSNYFYPYHFTEEFQYSKLTEKTYGIHWWGKSWGKKKDLKKLYFLEFKHFRGIKKILVNILIYTGLLKFIKEWKILKIANRKINF, encoded by the coding sequence ATGATACCTAAAAAATTACATTATATATGGCTTGGAAATAATTCAAGGCCAAATTTGATGGATATATGTATCAATTCTTGGAGGGAAAAACTTCCAGATTATGAAATCATAGAATGGAATGAAAGTAATTTAGATTTTGAAAACGAAATAAACAGCAATACTTTTTTAAAAGAGTGTTTAGATAGAAAGTTATGGGCATTTTTGTCTGATTATTTTAGAATGAAAGTTTTATATGAAAATGGAGGTATCTATTTAGATACTGATATGCAGATTATAAAAAGTTTAGATGAATTTCTGAAAGATGAGTTTTTTATTGGATTAGAAAGTGAAGATGTAATAAGTGCTGGAATAATAGGAGCAGTACCTCACAATGAAGTTGTAAAAGATATAATGGATTTTTACAAGGAAGATATATGGAATGAACCTATTTATACAATTCCTGCTATAATAACAAGAGTATTAAAGAAAAAATATTCTTTTGAATTAAAAAATGAAATAATAAATATTAAAGATGGAGCTGTAAAGATATATCCATCTAATTATTTTTATCCTTACCATTTTACAGAAGAGTTTCAGTATTCTAAATTAACTGAAAAAACTTATGGGATACATTGGTGGGGAAAAAGCTGGGGGAAAAAGAAAGATTTAAAAAAATTATATTTTCTTGAATTTAAACATTTTAGGGGAATTAAAAAAATATTAGTAAATATTCTTATTTATACAGGATTGTTAAAGTTCATCAAAGAATGGAAAATACTGAAAATAGCTAATAGAAAAATTAATTTTTAA
- a CDS encoding Glycogen synthase produces the protein MELRARFLGKRRDIPNLLKTADIIIQFSFFEGFGITAVEGMASGKPVIASDVPGLAEVVLGGGIVCPNDSRKLAEAVLRLEDKEIYNYTAEMCLKKSKEYSIEKSAEKYIKLYGEILERK, from the coding sequence TTGGAATTAAGAGCAAGATTTTTAGGGAAGAGGAGAGATATTCCAAATCTTTTAAAGACAGCTGACATAATCATACAATTTTCATTTTTTGAGGGATTTGGGATAACAGCTGTGGAAGGAATGGCTTCTGGAAAACCTGTAATAGCAAGTGATGTTCCTGGTCTGGCTGAGGTGGTACTTGGCGGGGGAATTGTATGTCCAAATGATTCCAGAAAATTAGCTGAAGCAGTATTAAGACTGGAAGATAAAGAAATATACAACTATACAGCTGAGATGTGCCTGAAGAAAAGTAAAGAATATAGCATAGAGAAGAGTGCAGAAAAGTATATAAAATTATATGGGGAGATTTTAGAGAGAAAATGA
- the arlR gene encoding Response regulator ArlR, with protein MKNILIIEDEKKIRRYLQLELEHEKYSVDTAQDGEEGIEKFKNNFYDIILLDLMMPKFSGEEVCKIIRKTSNIPIIVLTAKDHTLNKVELLDMGADDYLTKPFEIEELFARIRVALRNKSNFTNTDYIHYDILKLDLKTNSLYKNEKEISLTKTEYNLFHYLLLNKELVVSREKILNEVWGYDYMGEEKIVDVYINALRKKIDYDENKFIHTVRGFGYVLKKEDEKRG; from the coding sequence ATGAAAAATATCTTGATAATAGAAGATGAAAAGAAAATAAGAAGGTATCTGCAATTGGAACTGGAACATGAAAAATATTCAGTTGATACTGCTCAAGATGGAGAAGAGGGAATAGAAAAGTTTAAGAATAATTTTTATGACATTATTCTTCTTGACCTTATGATGCCAAAATTTTCTGGGGAAGAAGTATGCAAAATAATACGAAAGACTTCCAATATTCCAATAATAGTTCTTACAGCTAAAGACCATACATTAAATAAAGTAGAACTTTTGGATATGGGAGCTGATGATTATCTTACTAAACCTTTTGAAATTGAAGAATTATTTGCAAGAATAAGAGTAGCTTTAAGAAATAAATCTAATTTTACCAACACAGACTATATACATTATGATATTTTAAAATTAGATCTTAAAACCAATTCTTTATATAAAAATGAAAAAGAAATCTCTCTCACTAAAACTGAGTATAATCTTTTTCATTATCTTTTATTAAATAAGGAATTAGTTGTATCAAGGGAAAAAATCCTCAACGAAGTATGGGGTTATGACTATATGGGAGAAGAAAAAATAGTAGATGTTTATATCAATGCTTTAAGAAAAAAAATTGATTATGATGAAAATAAATTTATTCATACTGTAAGAGGCTTTGGATATGTATTAAAAAAAGAAGATGAAAAGAGAGGGTGA
- the strE gene encoding dTDP-glucose 4,6-dehydratase has product MSSEDRKYSLIIFILSLVSFFPNLWVKDADLMEARNFITSREMVESGNWLIPTLNGNLRFEKPPLPTWITAGMMKLFHNTTDEYLLRIPVAIVSIILIFLIYYLVKILTEKSLYSFIAAFISLTTFMLIKTGNENSWDMYSYAFAFGTVVFFTAGMKKEKIKNFIISGIFLACSILSKGPVALYGLILPFIVSYGYIYGMENYKKNWKGILIVLGTAVLLSGIWPVLMLLNYKDIFLSVMEKEKDTWNSKHTQGILFYLDYFVYMGIWIFFSAFGMVKKWSKERAEDKKFFNFVFLWNLLVLILLSLIKMKKKRYGIPIYITSSLMVSSICSYYYQKTWNELKKSDRVLFHIQSIFIWIVSLGIPIFLFVGGYIKRDVSLSYILIILTIMIPFYCWLYIAKNHKAKIKNIILGSGILMLIANNSTNWFIEREIREKNDKSIPKISMAKKIPIQWEIYSDDFEIEDVWNIGKKINKLDDKVLLKDEFVILENDELDMEKFKNYFIADKKIFTRGNNDIVKLFYLEKLEDMNEDFDNRSSRIYRVAFNRGAAEIKNKIIAVDNFDEFYSLDIKCRNVLESVGRKEKLESVINLKDRDEKIAQLVVNSSDENYKLYYCDIRDKNKLEKIFEKENPEFVINLAGLAGVRPSLEKPLEYEEVNVRGTMNILEICKKLGIKKFIQASSSSVYGNNKKAPFRETDIVDFAISPYAATKKSCEVIGHVYHKLYNIDMFQLRFFTVYGERQRPDLAIYKFTKMILEGKEIPFYGDGNTFRDYTYVKDIVQGITKSIDYLKNNSDVYEILNLGESHVVSLKEMVEVIENTLGIKVKINKLPMQMGDVEKTYADINKAKILIGYNPSTKFEDGIVKFVDWFKNLNKD; this is encoded by the coding sequence ATGTCTAGCGAAGATAGAAAATATTCATTGATAATTTTTATTTTGTCATTAGTATCATTTTTTCCAAATTTATGGGTAAAAGATGCAGACTTAATGGAAGCAAGAAATTTTATAACATCTAGGGAAATGGTAGAAAGTGGAAATTGGCTGATACCAACATTAAATGGGAATTTGAGATTTGAAAAACCACCTCTTCCAACATGGATAACAGCAGGAATGATGAAATTATTTCACAATACAACAGATGAATATTTATTGAGAATACCTGTGGCTATTGTATCGATTATATTAATATTTCTTATTTACTATTTAGTAAAGATATTGACAGAGAAAAGCCTTTACAGCTTTATAGCAGCATTTATCTCCCTTACAACTTTTATGCTGATAAAAACAGGGAATGAAAATAGCTGGGATATGTATAGTTATGCTTTTGCTTTTGGTACAGTAGTTTTTTTTACTGCTGGAATGAAAAAAGAGAAAATAAAAAATTTTATTATAAGTGGAATATTTTTAGCCTGTTCCATATTAAGCAAGGGACCAGTAGCACTTTATGGTTTGATACTTCCCTTCATAGTTTCATATGGATATATCTATGGAATGGAAAATTATAAAAAGAACTGGAAAGGTATTTTAATAGTATTAGGTACAGCAGTTTTATTGTCAGGAATATGGCCAGTACTGATGTTATTAAATTATAAAGATATTTTTTTAAGTGTAATGGAAAAAGAGAAAGATACATGGAACTCAAAACACACACAGGGAATATTATTTTATCTGGATTATTTTGTATATATGGGAATATGGATATTTTTCTCGGCATTTGGAATGGTAAAAAAATGGAGCAAAGAAAGAGCAGAAGACAAAAAATTTTTTAATTTTGTATTCTTATGGAATTTGCTGGTATTGATTCTGTTATCTTTGATAAAAATGAAAAAGAAAAGATATGGAATACCCATTTACATAACTTCAAGTTTAATGGTCAGTTCTATATGCAGCTACTATTATCAAAAAACGTGGAATGAATTGAAAAAATCAGACAGAGTACTTTTTCATATTCAAAGTATTTTTATCTGGATAGTATCTTTAGGAATACCAATTTTTCTTTTTGTAGGTGGATATATAAAAAGAGATGTTTCTTTAAGCTATATATTAATTATTTTGACTATAATGATTCCTTTTTACTGCTGGTTGTATATAGCAAAAAATCATAAAGCCAAGATAAAAAATATTATATTGGGAAGTGGAATATTAATGCTCATAGCTAACAATTCTACAAATTGGTTTATAGAAAGAGAAATTAGAGAAAAAAATGATAAAAGTATTCCTAAAATAAGCATGGCAAAGAAAATTCCAATTCAATGGGAAATATATTCTGATGATTTTGAAATAGAAGATGTGTGGAATATTGGAAAAAAGATAAATAAACTTGATGATAAAGTGTTGTTGAAAGATGAGTTTGTTATTTTGGAAAATGATGAATTAGATATGGAAAAGTTTAAAAATTACTTTATAGCAGATAAAAAAATATTTACTCGTGGAAATAACGATATAGTAAAACTATTTTATCTGGAAAAATTGGAGGATATGAATGAAGATTTTGATAACAGGAGCAGCAGGATTTATAGGGTCGCATTTAACAGAGGAGCTGCTGAAATTAAAAATAAGATAATAGCTGTAGATAACTTTGATGAGTTCTATTCTTTAGATATAAAATGCAGAAATGTATTGGAATCTGTTGGCAGAAAGGAAAAATTAGAATCTGTAATTAATTTAAAAGATAGAGATGAGAAGATAGCACAGCTTGTAGTAAATAGCTCAGATGAGAATTATAAGCTTTACTATTGTGATATTAGAGATAAAAACAAATTGGAAAAGATATTTGAAAAAGAAAATCCTGAATTTGTAATTAATTTAGCAGGCTTGGCAGGAGTAAGACCCTCTTTAGAAAAACCTTTAGAGTATGAAGAAGTTAATGTAAGAGGAACTATGAATATTCTCGAAATATGTAAAAAATTAGGAATAAAAAAGTTTATACAGGCATCTTCATCATCTGTATATGGAAATAATAAAAAAGCTCCCTTTAGGGAAACAGATATTGTAGATTTTGCTATTTCTCCATATGCAGCAACTAAAAAGAGCTGTGAAGTAATAGGGCATGTATATCATAAATTATATAACATAGATATGTTTCAATTAAGATTTTTTACTGTATATGGAGAGAGGCAGAGGCCAGATTTGGCAATCTATAAATTTACAAAAATGATACTTGAAGGGAAAGAAATTCCTTTTTATGGAGATGGAAATACATTTAGAGATTATACATATGTAAAAGATATTGTACAGGGAATAACAAAGTCTATTGACTACTTAAAAAATAATTCTGATGTTTATGAAATATTAAATTTGGGAGAATCCCATGTGGTGTCTTTAAAAGAAATGGTAGAAGTAATAGAAAACACACTGGGAATAAAAGTAAAAATAAACAAACTTCCTATGCAGATGGGGGATGTTGAAAAAACATATGCAGATATAAATAAGGCAAAAATATTAATAGGATATAATCCGTCAACAAAGTTTGAAGATGGAATTGTAAAATTTGTTGACTGGTTTAAAAATCTTAATAAAGACTAA
- a CDS encoding Glycogen synthase: MKILFVANYMWDIYIFRGGLLKALVADGHEVTAVAPDDGRIDMEKTIPGLKSISIALNKRGINPIEDMKLTYDLYKLYKRENPDIIFHYTIKPNIYGSIAAKMAKKKSVAVLTGLGYSFVKGGLISKIAIALYRFSLKFSKEIWVLNSDDKETLIENKIGNRDKVFILPGEGTDCERFKPLPMERKDGRTIFLMVARAFFDKGFREYEEAARILREKYGDKVEFQFLGALGGEAVSGITEEYMNKLQEENIINYLGTVDYPENVIKEIDCLVLPSYREGISKVLMEGAAMEKPIIATNVTGCKEIVDDGENGYLVNVKDSFDLAQKMEKFILLPKEERKKMGKKGREKILKEFDEKIIIDIYRDKISKL; the protein is encoded by the coding sequence ATGAAAATACTTTTTGTAGCTAATTATATGTGGGATATCTATATATTTAGGGGAGGATTATTAAAAGCATTAGTAGCTGATGGACATGAAGTTACAGCAGTAGCTCCAGATGATGGGAGAATAGACATGGAAAAAACTATACCAGGGTTGAAGTCTATATCTATTGCTCTTAATAAAAGAGGAATAAATCCTATAGAAGACATGAAGTTGACATATGATTTATATAAACTATATAAAAGGGAAAATCCAGATATAATATTTCATTATACAATCAAACCTAATATATATGGAAGTATAGCAGCTAAAATGGCTAAAAAGAAATCAGTAGCAGTATTGACTGGTTTAGGATATTCCTTTGTAAAAGGGGGACTTATTTCAAAAATAGCAATTGCTTTATATAGATTCTCACTAAAGTTCTCAAAGGAAATATGGGTTTTAAATTCAGATGATAAAGAAACTCTTATTGAAAATAAAATTGGAAATAGAGATAAGGTATTTATTTTACCAGGAGAGGGAACGGATTGCGAAAGATTTAAACCACTGCCTATGGAAAGAAAAGATGGGAGAACTATATTTCTTATGGTAGCCAGAGCTTTTTTTGATAAAGGATTTAGGGAATATGAAGAAGCTGCAAGAATATTGAGAGAGAAATATGGAGATAAAGTTGAATTTCAATTTTTAGGAGCATTAGGAGGAGAAGCTGTATCAGGGATAACTGAAGAATATATGAATAAGCTTCAGGAAGAAAATATAATAAATTATCTTGGAACTGTGGACTACCCTGAAAATGTAATAAAAGAGATAGACTGCTTGGTTCTTCCATCTTATAGAGAGGGAATATCTAAAGTTTTGATGGAGGGAGCAGCTATGGAGAAACCTATAATAGCTACCAATGTTACAGGGTGCAAAGAAATAGTTGATGATGGAGAAAATGGCTATCTGGTAAATGTAAAAGATAGTTTTGATCTTGCTCAAAAGATGGAAAAATTTATTCTTTTACCTAAGGAAGAAAGAAAAAAAATGGGTAAAAAAGGGAGAGAAAAAATATTAAAAGAGTTTGATGAAAAAATAATAATAGATATTTATAGAGATAAAATTTCAAAGCTGTAA
- a CDS encoding PGL/p-HBAD biosynthesis glycosyltransferase Rv2957/MT3031 — MITIFTPVYNRKDTLLRLYESLKRQTVKEFQWIVVDDGSTDGTKELMADFTREEAVDIIYEYQENSGKMRAVNRGVQLAQGEYFL; from the coding sequence ATGATTACAATTTTTACACCTGTATATAATAGAAAAGATACACTTTTAAGGTTATATGAAAGTCTTAAAAGGCAAACTGTAAAAGAATTTCAATGGATAGTGGTAGATGATGGTTCCACTGATGGGACAAAAGAACTTATGGCAGATTTTACAAGAGAAGAGGCTGTAGATATTATTTATGAATATCAGGAAAATAGTGGAAAAATGAGAGCTGTCAATCGTGGAGTACAATTAGCACAGGGAGAATATTTTTTATAG